In a single window of the Amycolatopsis sp. cg5 genome:
- a CDS encoding alpha/beta hydrolase family protein: MPHRRTRRGLFAAGLAALSAFTVAAPASAAPAKIELTLPALTGQHQIGTTTLHLVDRSRPDPWKPDRKRELMATVTYPSWFTAGAPRARWMSDKLAPFVEEAAADPNFFGLPKGSVDWGSAERNARVNTPVDRWQGKRPVVLFSPGFGSPRELHAVLTDDLASRGYIVVSLSHTFESAAVEFPGGRVEPQLRLGTDPATMKTAIDARVADTRFLLDQLTKLDRGLNPDAEQRPLPLGLAGALDLSKVGMFGHSYGGFTAGETMVTDRRIDAGVNLDGTMGYGFDGSYLPGEVVKRGLDRPFLLMGGGFGFEHTHLNPADKTWVDFWANQRGWKRDLLLKDGAHHSYSDLQALVPQFADLVPAERRDPGS, translated from the coding sequence ATGCCTCATCGGCGCACTCGCCGAGGCCTGTTCGCTGCGGGCTTAGCCGCGCTTTCCGCGTTCACCGTCGCCGCGCCCGCTTCGGCGGCGCCGGCGAAGATCGAGCTGACACTGCCCGCGCTCACCGGGCAGCACCAGATCGGCACCACGACGCTGCACCTGGTCGACCGGTCGCGGCCGGACCCGTGGAAGCCGGACCGTAAGCGCGAGCTCATGGCCACGGTCACCTATCCGTCGTGGTTCACCGCGGGCGCGCCACGAGCGCGCTGGATGAGCGACAAGCTGGCGCCCTTCGTCGAAGAGGCCGCCGCCGACCCGAACTTCTTCGGTCTGCCCAAGGGTTCCGTCGACTGGGGCTCGGCCGAACGCAACGCGCGCGTGAACACCCCTGTCGACCGATGGCAGGGAAAGCGCCCGGTCGTGTTGTTCTCGCCGGGCTTCGGCTCACCGCGCGAGCTGCACGCCGTGCTCACCGACGACCTGGCCAGCCGTGGCTACATCGTCGTCTCGCTGTCGCACACTTTCGAGTCGGCCGCGGTCGAATTCCCCGGCGGCCGCGTCGAACCGCAACTCCGGCTCGGCACCGACCCGGCGACCATGAAGACCGCGATCGACGCCCGCGTCGCCGACACCCGGTTCCTGCTCGACCAGCTCACCAAGCTCGACCGTGGCCTCAACCCCGACGCCGAGCAGCGGCCGCTCCCGCTCGGCCTCGCGGGCGCGCTCGACCTCTCGAAGGTCGGCATGTTCGGCCATTCCTACGGCGGGTTCACCGCGGGCGAGACGATGGTCACCGATCGCAGGATCGACGCGGGCGTCAACCTCGACGGCACCATGGGCTACGGCTTCGACGGCTCGTACCTGCCGGGCGAGGTCGTCAAACGGGGCCTCGACCGGCCGTTCCTGCTCATGGGTGGCGGATTCGGCTTCGAGCACACGCACCTCAACCCGGCCGACAAGACCTGGGTCGACTTCTGGGCGAACCAGCGCGGCTGGAAGCGCGACCTGCTGCTGAAGGACGGCGCGCACCACAGCTACAGCGACCTGCAGGCACTCGTCCCGCAGTTCGCCGAC
- a CDS encoding TetR/AcrR family transcriptional regulator, with translation MEHPGMSLREQKKLAAREALSWAAIRLATERGLDQVRVEEIAAEVGVSPRTFNNYFSSKEEAICAIGVDRQRRIGARLLARPPEEPLWQAVISAVMEQYGEYGEPDREQVNRVRLMAGNPALLGEYLKSHHEVERVLAEAITERTGITDELRPKLMAATVSAATRVALDHWLHSGTEKTLTEILRETLREVSSGLPDLAICVAHHRKMKTC, from the coding sequence ATGGAGCATCCGGGGATGAGCCTGCGCGAGCAGAAGAAGCTGGCGGCCAGGGAGGCGCTGAGCTGGGCGGCGATCCGCCTGGCCACCGAGCGCGGGCTCGATCAGGTGCGGGTCGAGGAGATCGCCGCCGAGGTCGGCGTCTCGCCGCGCACCTTCAACAATTACTTCTCCAGCAAGGAAGAGGCCATTTGCGCGATCGGCGTGGACCGCCAGCGCCGGATCGGCGCCAGGCTGCTGGCCCGGCCGCCGGAGGAGCCGCTGTGGCAGGCGGTCATCTCGGCGGTGATGGAGCAATACGGCGAATACGGCGAACCGGACCGCGAGCAGGTCAACCGGGTCCGGCTGATGGCGGGCAACCCCGCACTGCTCGGCGAATACCTCAAATCGCACCACGAGGTCGAGCGGGTGCTCGCCGAGGCGATCACCGAACGCACCGGCATCACCGACGAATTGCGCCCGAAACTGATGGCGGCCACCGTCTCCGCCGCGACCAGGGTGGCGCTCGATCATTGGCTGCACAGTGGAACCGAAAAAACACTCACGGAAATACTGCGCGAGACCTTACGCGAGGTTTCTTCCGGTCTGCCCGATTTAGCAATATGCGTTGCGCACCATAGGAAGATGAAGACGTGCTGA